The Aspergillus nidulans FGSC A4 chromosome VIII genome contains the following window.
CACACTCGAAATATTTGGTGCAATGTTCTGTCCAGGGTTCTTTGTGTTTGAAGAATGCCGTCTAGATTTCTTGCTCGCATTCGAGTCTGCTTCGCCCTCGTTCATTGATTCCATTCCGGAACTGTTGTAAAAAGACAACTGGTGGTTACCTCGTGCAGTGTCCTGTCGATGTGGGTGTTTGTCGAGGGTATGTCCATCCAATATGTCATTCTCCCCGTTTGTCATATTTGATTTTCGAGCCTTTTTTACGGAGGCATGCTTATTCCTTCGGTCTTGTGACTCTCGGGTTGACTCTGTGTTCGAAGTAGATTTCCTTGGTTTATCCCCGCTGACGGCCGGTCCAAGCTCGTTTGTCGATCGTCTCATCTTGTCCCTCAAGTTTGGTTCGGCATAACTTACAACAGTACCTCGTCGCCGTGACGGCCGGGTACTAGGCATATCTGCTGTTGTCGCGATCTCGGAGTCTTCGATTCCATCAAGTGATGGAGTGTTCGATTTTATCGCCCCGCTCTTCTTTTGTTTGTTACCGCTTTTATTCCCATCGTTGCCAAAGACTGGTGTGCGGGTACTGGACTTCTTCGGGGATGCATTTTTGCTGCCGTCCACGGCGCCTTTCCCTTGTCTAGGTAGAGGTTTTTCACTCTTCTCATTGTATCCAAAGTCATGGTTTTGGTTGTAATCCTTCATGATACTTGGCTTTGCTGGGGAAAGTATATTGGTATTCGTACTCTCTGTTATTGTTTCCCCGTTAGTTAAAATCGAGCGAGATAAACTTGGATTACATACTTGGTTCGAGCACTCTTCGTTCCCCATGTACATGAGCTATAGACCTCTCACTTTGAGGCTTCATTTTGACTGGGGAGTGGTCATTCTGCGAAGATAGCGTTGGTGACTGTATTGGACGACGGAGTTCGCCGCTGCCATCATCAGCTGAGGCATGCTCATTCTGCGAAAATAATTTTGGCGATTGGGCTGGGCGACTGAATTGAAactcatcatcctcagaTGGGGACGATTCAAAAAGGctctcgtcgtcctccgcTGAGAATTTGCGCTTTGCTCCACATTTGCGCGTGAACTTCGAAtcgagaagggagatggGCCGTGTATCAGCTTGATCCTTGTTTACCGTTGCCGGGCctattttcttctttctccttgtttCAAGGTTGGGAGGCAGGGAATGTTCGttctcgatttcttcgaCAATAGTGTTGGTGTCTATGAAATACGCGGGCCCGCCTGTTGCCGCCTCGTCGTACTCAACTCTTTGTTTTGGGGATATAGAAGAATCTTCGAACCCGGAGCAATTCGGACCATCTGTGTCGCTGTCTCGTAATTCTTGTACTTCTTGCGCACTATCATACGTTAACATATGATATTCCATTGTTTGCTTGGTGATATGTGCACTCACGTTAGCGTGCGTCTGGGATATAACTTATCTTCCATGATGACAGGGAGTCTCCCGTCCAAGAATCCGAGATTCGGCTCGGGGTCTGTGTCATCAACCTCTTTTGGACCCGATTCCCTTGACTGTCTCGCTGGAGCAGGCTCGCCATTTTCGCGAACTGCTCTAGAGTAACGACGTGGCAGGCTACCCAACTCAGTTATAAGATTGCCTAACTCCACCAGTTTACTGTCTAGCCTTGCTTTCACATCATAAACACCATCATGAAGTGTTCTTGCTGCCTCAAAacgctccagctcctgcgtCAGGGTTATAATCTGTTCCCTGAGTGACACATTCTCGGAAAGAAGATTAGAGACTTCAGACTCGAGACTTCTAATGCGGAGGGACTGGATTGAGTTCACCCGAGCTATCTCGCGATTTTGACGCACGAACCGCCTTTTTACTACCAGAAGAATCAGCCAAAGGCACAATTAATTGCACAACCTCCTTGATAAGACGAACAGATTTCGATGGGTTCAGACGAAGCTGTTGACTCATTCAATCGAGCCATGTTCGTGAAGAAACAGTGGCACAAACGATAGTCCTTCGCGCTGTGTGGTTGCCTGAGCGAATTCTCGTGAagctttttctttctagTAGTAAGAGCAGATGCTCCGCCCAGCAAGGAATGGCAGCGGAATACTGAGTGATAAGTATTGCTTCAGAATAAAGTATAAAAGGTTCATGCGAAGGGAAATATTTGAATTCGGCCTGGTTCGCTGGGCggctgaggttgttgatgattACCCTATTTAGGGATAGCTCGCGCTCCTTTTGTTTTGGAAAGTGCCGGCACCCGCTTCCAATGCTCTTGCTTCGTCAACTCCATCGGCAGAGTGCTCCACGTCAGCTCAGTTGGGTATTATATCACTACTGCTAGCCCAGGTAAACATTTAAGCTACGGGTGCCGAGGCTTCTTATTCGAAATCCGATAGTCAACTCTGGTCACGATTATCTTTAATTCTTCTCTGATCCGAGTACTTACCACCATGGCGTATGCGTCCCGCCCGACCTCCATATTTCCTCCAGGGCCATCGACAGCGTCTCTCCGACAAACAAATAGTGCTATATCACAGCAGCAATCTTCTGCTCTGGCAGCCCGTATTGCGTCAAAGAAAGCCGAACTAGATAATCTGATTCAGCTCCGAGATATGAGTAATGACCTTGCAGGACAGATGCAGGCTCTTCAAGCCAAACTCGAAACACTCAAAGATGGTACAGAAGGTGAGTTGCTGAGATGTCGACATGTTATATGAGCTTTCTGACTAACTTTTGTTGTTTTTCACTTGATCAGCTGTGGCATGCGTACTCGCTAACTGGGATAATGTTCTGCGAGCAATTACTATGGCCTCGAGTATGTTTTCAGCCTCTCTAACTTACTCTAGCCTGCTGACGAAGTTGCCCCATGTAGCTAAGTTGACAATGTTGAAACAAGTGGCTGAACAGGACCCGACCGCTGATGAGAAGGATAATGTGTCGACTGATATGCCTTTACCAGCTACACTGGTTCGAATACCCACGAGTCGATAAGGCAGACTTGATGAACGGTGAAGGTCTCAACTCTCCTTCCACATATTCCTCCACAGTGCAGAATACGGGAAGCGGGCTGTTACTCagtttttatttttttttctctcttcacCTGGACGTCAGTAGGCTCTTTAGGAACCCCACCTTCGATCGTCGAAAATCAATCTAACCTGATCACTCAGGTTAACTTGGGCAGCTTCCAAAGGGTGCTAGCTAGCGCGCAAAGCCCTTATGGTGGACAGAGCACCTAACACGTTGATGGTTAGGTCATACTCGAGTCTTTTTATACCACGTATTGTAGTGGATAAAGCGCGGCGGGGTACGAAAATAGCCCTTGGGCAGAATCGAGCTTATTGAAATACTCTGATCAGATTATCCTTCGTCAGAATCACTGAGGATATTCCTCACCGATGTGTATGAACCTCATTCACCAGAATTTGACGCGCTCCGCACCACGCGGTTGGTCTCAGACTTGTTGCCTTGCGTTCGGACCTCTGACTCTCCGGAGACGAGCTCAGAACGTAAGTATTTTTTGGGTATACTTCAACAGGGTGTTCGGCATAGCATGTATccaaatatatatctatgTTTACAATGCGGTATCTTGTCCTTAGCTAAGGCTAAATTGACCAGCTTTTCGACATCTGCAAATTAGTACGTGTGTCAATCTTGGAGGTACACCTAATCAATTCAGAATACCATCGGGACGCTAGGTCAGAAGGGGGAGCCTTGAAGTAGCTTCTGAACTCGCATTACCTAGATTGATCTACCGGTTACCTGCCTACTAGATGGCCAGCTCAACATACGGGCCCAGAACATTAAGCAGGATCTTGTCATACGATGACTAGAGATGCCTCTACCTGTTTCTTATTGTGCTGGCCTAGTCAAGACATATGTTTTGAAGATCATGCCGGAGTGGTCTCAATAGACCCCGTGTTATCATTCTATGTCCTTCTCTCTGCTGGGATCTAGCCGAAATGATTTGTCTTGATCCACGTGTATATTCGGTCACACATTAATCCAGATCATATGCTCGATGCACGATTGGTGCTTTCTGGTCCGTTTGTATCGGGCCGTCCATGGCGTTTCGGTATCATGTTCCCTGATATATCCATGGATGTATATGAGGGGTTGCGTTATCTAGCATTCAAGATAGGCCGCAAGCAGAACAACATGCAGATACTAATCATAGCAGTCTCGAGCTGCTTACTGGAACAG
Protein-coding sequences here:
- a CDS encoding shugoshin family protein (transcript_id=CADANIAT00001206), producing the protein MARLNESTASSEPIEILKRRFVRQNREIARVNSIQSLRIRSLESEVSNLLSENVSLREQIITLTQELERFEAARTLHDGVYDVKARLDSKLVELGNLITELGSLPRRYSRAVRENGEPAPARQSRESGPKEVDDTDPEPNLGFLDGRLPVIMEDKLYPRRTLTAQEVQELRDSDTDGPNCSGFEDSSISPKQRVEYDEAATGGPAYFIDTNTIVEEIENEHSLPPNLETRRKKKIGPATVNKDQADTRPISLLDSKFTRKCGAKRKFSAEDDESLFESSPSEDDEFQFSRPAQSPKLFSQNEHASADDGSGELRRPIQSPTLSSQNDHSPVKMKPQSERSIAHVHGERRVLEPKSTNTNILSPAKPSIMKDYNQNHDFGYNEKSEKPLPRQGKGAVDGSKNASPKKSSTRTPVFGNDGNKSGNKQKKSGAIKSNTPSLDGIEDSEIATTADMPSTRPSRRRGTVSQPESHKTEGISMPP
- a CDS encoding DASH complex subunit DAD2 (transcript_id=CADANIAT00001207); translated protein: MAYASRPTSIFPPGPSTASLRQTNSAISQQQSSALAARIASKKAELDNLIQLRDMSNDLAGQMQALQAKLETLKDGTEAVACVLANWDNVLRAITMASTKLTMLKQVAEQDPTADEKDNVSTDMPLPATLVRIPTSR